Below is a window of Dehalococcoidia bacterium DNA.
AGGTAGAAGGAGGGCAGAGCTTTGGCGCCTCACAATGATTTTACTGCTACCCGCTCAACAACGCAAGCTTTAACGGTCTACCGCCCTTCACTAGGGCGATGGGCCGTCATCGGCAAGCTAACGCAAGTCGATGGCGAGACTGTCCTAGCCGTGCCGTACAGGCGCCGCCAGCGCTTAGAAGGCCGCATCAGCCTGCCTGCCGTAGCCCTTCATTACGCCGCCGAGCAAGGTGCCACCGCCATTATTGTGCGACTCGACAGCGAGCGGCTGGCCTACCGCCTGCCACTGGCCGAGGCCCTTCGCATCGGCAGCCCGGGGACAGTAGACGGGCAGGCAGAAATCTGGCTCCGGCTCGATGACTTCACCGAGGTAGGCTGGCCCGATTGGCCCTTCGCCACACGAGAGGTAAAGCTTGGGCCGGGGCCTGAGAGTTTCCCACGGCAGTTGGCGCTCATGGCGGAGGTGGCAGGATGACTGCCGCCGACCGCCTCTCCCCCGTTTTGGCCCGCCTGGAGGAGCTGACCTGCCGTCCCGTGCGCTACCGCAACGGCACGTGGGCTGCCCTATGTCCGGCCCACGATGACCAGCACCGGAGCCTGTCGCTCAGCGAAGGCGAGGACGGGAGAGTCCTCATTCGCTGCCACGCAGGGTGCGACACCGAGGCGGTGCTGGAGCGCCTCGGCCTGTCTTGGGCCGACCTGTTTCCACCAGGCGAGCGTCGCAATGGCCACCAGCCGGACAAGCGCCAGGCCCAACAGCCGGGTGTAGCAGACCCGCTGACCTGGTGGGCAGAACGTTGCGGTGTGCCTCGGGAGTGGTTGCGCAGGCTGCCCATCGAGGCCAAGGACGGGGCCATAGCTTTTACCTGGCCTACCCTGGGCGTGGCTAAGCTGCGTTCGCCCGAGGCTAAGGGATACTGGGCCGGTGATGGCCCACGTCCCCCCTTTTGGCCCGCCCTGGCTGAGGCCATGCCGCCGGTGCTGGTGCTGTGCGAGGGAGAGAGTGACGCCACAGTGGCCCTCTACGCCCTGGAAGCAGCAGGGCTACGGGAGGTAGCATCCGCCCATGCAGTGACGAAGGGGGCCGCCGCAAAGCCCGACGGCGCCATTCTGCGAGAAGTGATGGCCAGGGGTGCCCGGGCGCTCCTGGTGGTGGCCGACGCTGACGAGGCCGGGGAGAGGGCAGCCCGCCACTGGGTGAACGTTGCCCAGGAAGTAGGCCTGGCCGCCGCCACATTCGACCTGGTAGGTAGGGGCCTGGTGGCCCCCTCCCTGGGCGAAAAAGACCTGCGGGACGCATTCCGCCGCCAGTCCGTGGGGGTCATGGCCGCCCTCAAGGAAGCGGTGGAGGCCCTGGCCGACGGTGCCGCTGGCCCAGTGCCCTGGCGCACGTTGGACGAGGCCGAGGGTGACACCCATGTCACGTGGGCGTGGGAGGGCTACATTGGCTATGGGTGCGTCACGCTTTTGTCGGCGAGACCCAAATGGGGCAAGTCCACGCTGATATGGCACCTGCTGCGAGCCCTGGCGAGCGGGGCCGGCGAGTTTCTAGGGCAGGAGGCTTCCTTGCCCGAAGGCGCCTGGGCCCTCGTGGCCACGGAGGAGCCCCCCGCCGTCGTCATAGAGCGGGCCCAGGCCCTGGGCCTGCCCGCAGACGGCCCCGTGCGAGTGCTCTACAGGAAGGACGTGCCCACCTGGGCGCAGGCGCTTTCCGTCTTCGAGCGAGCCGCCAATGAGGGGGCCCGCCTGTTGGTGGTGGACACGTTCTCGGCCTGGGCAGGCGTGGAGGATGAAAACGCAGCCAGCCATGTTGAGGCCGCCATTCGCCCGCTGGTGAACCTGGCGCAGCGCTGGGGCCTGGCCGTTGTCATCCTCCATCACCGGCGCAAGGCCGACGGGGCCGAGGGCACCGGGCACCGGGGTTCATCAGCCTTAGTCGGGGCAGTGGACATCGCCATCGAGATGAAAGGCGAGGAAGGGGGGCCCAACCGCCGCAAGCTTGAAGCGCTCTCCCGCTTTGAGGCGACGCCCCGTGACTTGGTCATTG
It encodes the following:
- a CDS encoding AAA family ATPase — translated: MTAADRLSPVLARLEELTCRPVRYRNGTWAALCPAHDDQHRSLSLSEGEDGRVLIRCHAGCDTEAVLERLGLSWADLFPPGERRNGHQPDKRQAQQPGVADPLTWWAERCGVPREWLRRLPIEAKDGAIAFTWPTLGVAKLRSPEAKGYWAGDGPRPPFWPALAEAMPPVLVLCEGESDATVALYALEAAGLREVASAHAVTKGAAAKPDGAILREVMARGARALLVVADADEAGERAARHWVNVAQEVGLAAATFDLVGRGLVAPSLGEKDLRDAFRRQSVGVMAALKEAVEALADGAAGPVPWRTLDEAEGDTHVTWAWEGYIGYGCVTLLSARPKWGKSTLIWHLLRALASGAGEFLGQEASLPEGAWALVATEEPPAVVIERAQALGLPADGPVRVLYRKDVPTWAQALSVFERAANEGARLLVVDTFSAWAGVEDENAASHVEAAIRPLVNLAQRWGLAVVILHHRRKADGAEGTGHRGSSALVGAVDIAIEMKGEEGGPNRRKLEALSRFEATPRDLVIELQGGDYVAIGSGERAAFRRALRIIHDLLPGPDDEPTSAYKLAQLAREAGASGAAATTLARVLRWLAEKGEVQAIQLPGKAGVAYRWAAAGGQGRGGKLVSVRPSKHKYRGWMDEPSSNQAPIYMLGGRNERPGRPPEAPPPAAPADPDDDLLLFEPEEGTA